Proteins from a single region of Streptomyces vinaceus:
- a CDS encoding DUF397 domain-containing protein → MRSIDLSVATWRKSSYSNPDGGACVEVSDDFSTVVPVRDSKTPNGPVLMFRADGWASFVAAVKAGRLTS, encoded by the coding sequence GTGCGATCCATCGACCTGAGCGTCGCGACGTGGCGGAAGAGTAGCTACAGCAACCCAGACGGCGGTGCTTGCGTCGAGGTCTCCGATGACTTCTCGACCGTCGTGCCGGTGCGCGACAGCAAGACCCCGAACGGCCCAGTGCTGATGTTCCGTGCCGATGGGTGGGCTTCGTTCGTAGCCGCAGTGAAGGCCGGTCGGCTCACTTCCTGA
- the pglW gene encoding BREX system serine/threonine kinase PglW gives MREGRWTTVTESEFDHERRALDAIKEQLPDADPWRAWSNFTFTANTGHVREVDLLVVAPGGACMIELKNWRGTVTSESGTWVQIKPNGRRESHGNPLHLVNKKAKELAGLLGQHGKRVWVAEAVCFTDGSLRVRLPAHDQNGIYTLPELLTMLKQPPRDERHRITAVDSREIKGALERVGIRRSDAEYKVGPYELERKAFDTGPTWADYNAKHSELPETARVRIYLRERGSSAALRQSVDNAARREAAVLQRFRHPGVVQYRQYYPSEHSAGPVVVFDYDRQTLRLDEYLHQYGDKLDILARMSLVRQLAETMRSAHSRRIFHRALAARAIHVIPRSRGREGRTVGEEAAWLAPRLQISDWQIATQSSGTGGATPGATRLAPTALSAMHLSEGSDPYFAPELTALSADPVYLDVYGLGVLTYLLVTGKPPAASQAELLARLEAGEGLRPSSLVDGLSEDIDDLVQAATAYRPAQRLSTVDEFLEMLELVEDALTAPSADSAAVQDPTDTANSADTAAAAPEKDPLEAVAGDLLAGRWEVRRRLGTGSTSRAFLVRDREADPRHPRSLAVLKVAQSDSRGSVLEREAEIMGRLRADSRVIRLIEPKPLRIGGRTVLALEYVGDERAADPDGTDESGSRTRRREETVARQLRDRGRLPMDQLEAYGDYLFGAVDFLEGEGVWHRDIKPDNIAIRIRPNRTRELVLIDFSLAGYPATEHEAGTEGYLDPFIGTLTRTAYDSHAERYAVAVTLHEMASRELPKWGDGSLPPRMTDPKEFPYPLIAADAFEPAVRDGLVAFFRKALARDTAKRFPDLKPMRDAWKKIFLDASQSVPSSHRSRHPEPATAPQAPEAGAPAIARADSLTADEQRDRLAAEVTRDTHLSAAGLTPAAESFLYGLDITTVGGLLDYSRVKLLNAPGLGAKTRTEVQRRQREWGNLLREEPLSPLSPRGRAEAKEELARLTAAESAVLGELATGEGAGGLSGKALRSVTLDTLATLLVPELNNNRSNANKIEMVRLLLRLPDERGELPPIGVWPKQKDVAESLGLSAGRIPQMLKEERKRWKKHPAVQALRDEIIGLLEGLGRVASAVEVADALAVRRGTQLAEREQRRALALAAVRAVVEVEQLDPEEAEFQHQPNRKATEDSLGAGLLALDVRESDGPDTPTAPGLLDYASRLGRTADRLARLETLPTAATVLGELNALTVPPGTIDWDERRLVELAAAASANAAATPRLEIYPRDLAFVRALRLTQAGLVRLTPGMPEGRQPGIRAEDIHERVRARFPELVVQDARGGLTHDLPTGGPLTKALRDAGFDLTLSTREGTKTLRYLPTRMDSITSYLTSGSGPRATDLGAAIRYADDPLLAGAARADERLRVSARKDGYRVLTVHHGSSPAAVRALRDRMGAAAVSVTELFLEALHALVPPGTKPTWETLLKADAAESGSRGALKFAEYARTAWGAVEPRVRDLLSPAAGSGPVLLTDASVFARYDAMGVLDRLAEAARQGGRGLWLLVPQGDPAREPRLGQVAVAYQVGLGEWIELPDSWVQDRHRQAAGATASTEGDAK, from the coding sequence ATGCGGGAAGGCCGCTGGACCACGGTCACCGAGTCCGAGTTCGACCATGAGCGCCGCGCGCTGGACGCCATCAAGGAGCAGCTGCCCGACGCCGACCCGTGGCGGGCCTGGTCCAACTTCACCTTCACCGCGAACACCGGCCACGTCCGCGAAGTGGACCTGCTCGTCGTCGCCCCGGGCGGCGCCTGCATGATCGAGCTGAAGAACTGGCGCGGCACGGTCACCAGCGAGAGCGGCACCTGGGTGCAGATCAAGCCCAATGGCCGCCGGGAGTCACACGGCAACCCGCTGCACCTGGTCAACAAGAAGGCCAAGGAACTGGCCGGGCTGCTCGGACAGCACGGCAAGCGCGTCTGGGTGGCCGAGGCGGTCTGTTTCACGGACGGCTCCCTGCGGGTCCGGCTGCCCGCCCACGACCAGAACGGGATCTACACCCTTCCCGAGCTGCTCACCATGCTGAAGCAGCCGCCGCGGGACGAGCGCCACCGGATCACCGCCGTCGACTCCCGGGAGATCAAGGGCGCACTGGAGCGGGTCGGCATTCGCCGCAGCGACGCCGAGTACAAGGTGGGCCCGTACGAGCTGGAGCGGAAGGCCTTCGACACGGGGCCGACCTGGGCCGACTACAACGCCAAGCACAGCGAGCTGCCCGAGACCGCCCGGGTCCGCATCTACCTCCGGGAACGCGGCTCCTCCGCGGCATTGCGGCAGTCGGTGGACAATGCCGCCCGCCGGGAGGCCGCCGTACTCCAGCGGTTCAGGCACCCCGGAGTCGTCCAGTACCGGCAGTACTACCCGTCCGAGCACTCCGCCGGCCCCGTCGTCGTGTTCGACTACGACCGGCAGACCCTGCGCCTGGACGAGTACCTCCACCAGTACGGCGACAAGCTGGACATCCTGGCCAGGATGTCGCTGGTCCGGCAGCTCGCCGAGACGATGCGCTCCGCCCACTCGCGCCGCATCTTCCACCGGGCACTGGCCGCCCGCGCCATCCACGTGATCCCGCGCAGCCGGGGCCGCGAGGGCCGGACGGTCGGCGAGGAGGCCGCGTGGCTCGCCCCGCGCCTGCAGATCTCCGACTGGCAGATCGCGACCCAGAGCAGCGGCACCGGCGGCGCCACCCCGGGCGCCACCCGGCTCGCGCCCACCGCGCTCTCCGCCATGCACCTGTCGGAAGGCTCGGACCCGTACTTCGCACCCGAGCTGACCGCCCTCAGCGCCGACCCGGTCTACCTGGACGTCTACGGTCTCGGGGTCCTCACCTACCTGCTCGTGACGGGCAAGCCCCCGGCCGCCAGCCAGGCCGAGCTGCTCGCGCGGCTCGAAGCGGGCGAAGGGCTGCGGCCCAGCTCGCTGGTGGACGGCCTGTCGGAGGACATCGACGACCTGGTCCAGGCCGCCACCGCCTACCGGCCCGCCCAGCGGCTGTCCACGGTGGACGAGTTCCTGGAGATGCTGGAGCTGGTCGAGGATGCGCTCACCGCGCCGTCCGCCGATTCCGCCGCCGTCCAGGACCCCACCGACACCGCGAACAGCGCCGACACTGCCGCCGCGGCCCCCGAGAAGGACCCGCTAGAGGCCGTGGCCGGGGACCTGCTCGCCGGCCGCTGGGAGGTCCGGCGCCGGCTGGGCACCGGCTCCACCAGCCGGGCCTTCCTCGTCCGCGACCGTGAGGCCGATCCGCGCCATCCCCGCTCCCTGGCGGTCCTCAAGGTGGCCCAGTCCGACAGCCGTGGCTCGGTCCTGGAACGCGAAGCCGAGATCATGGGCCGGCTCCGCGCCGACTCCCGGGTGATCCGGCTTATCGAGCCGAAGCCCCTGAGGATCGGGGGTCGTACGGTCCTCGCCCTCGAGTACGTGGGTGACGAGCGGGCGGCGGACCCGGACGGCACGGACGAGTCCGGCAGCCGTACCCGCCGCCGCGAGGAGACCGTCGCCCGCCAGCTCCGCGACCGCGGGCGCCTCCCCATGGACCAGCTGGAGGCGTACGGCGACTACCTCTTCGGCGCCGTCGACTTCCTGGAGGGCGAGGGAGTCTGGCACCGCGACATCAAGCCGGACAACATCGCCATCCGGATCCGCCCGAACCGCACCCGCGAACTCGTCCTGATCGATTTCTCGCTCGCCGGCTACCCGGCGACGGAACACGAAGCGGGCACCGAGGGCTACCTCGACCCGTTCATCGGCACCCTCACGCGCACGGCGTACGACTCACACGCCGAGCGGTACGCGGTCGCCGTCACCCTGCACGAGATGGCCTCCCGCGAGCTGCCGAAGTGGGGCGACGGCTCCCTCCCGCCCCGGATGACCGACCCGAAGGAGTTCCCGTACCCGCTGATCGCGGCCGACGCCTTCGAGCCCGCGGTCCGGGACGGCCTGGTGGCCTTCTTCCGGAAGGCCCTGGCCCGGGACACGGCCAAGCGGTTCCCGGACCTCAAGCCGATGCGGGACGCCTGGAAGAAGATCTTCCTGGACGCCTCGCAGTCCGTCCCGTCCAGCCACCGCTCCCGCCACCCCGAGCCGGCGACCGCCCCGCAGGCTCCCGAGGCCGGTGCTCCAGCCATCGCGCGGGCCGATTCCCTGACCGCTGACGAGCAGCGCGACCGGCTCGCCGCCGAGGTCACCCGGGACACCCACCTCTCGGCCGCCGGCCTGACCCCGGCCGCCGAGTCCTTCCTCTACGGGCTGGACATCACCACGGTCGGCGGCCTGCTCGACTACAGCCGCGTCAAGCTCCTCAACGCACCCGGCCTGGGCGCAAAGACGCGGACCGAAGTGCAGCGCCGCCAGCGCGAGTGGGGGAACCTGCTGCGCGAGGAGCCGCTCTCGCCGCTCAGCCCGCGCGGCCGGGCCGAGGCCAAGGAGGAGCTCGCACGGCTCACCGCCGCAGAGTCAGCCGTACTCGGCGAACTCGCGACGGGCGAAGGCGCGGGCGGCCTGTCGGGCAAGGCCCTCCGGTCGGTCACCCTGGACACCCTCGCCACGCTCCTCGTACCGGAGCTGAACAACAACCGCTCGAACGCCAACAAGATCGAAATGGTGCGGCTGCTGCTGCGTCTTCCCGACGAGCGCGGCGAGCTGCCCCCCATCGGAGTGTGGCCTAAGCAGAAGGACGTGGCGGAGTCGCTCGGCCTATCCGCCGGACGCATCCCGCAGATGCTGAAGGAGGAGCGCAAGCGCTGGAAGAAGCACCCGGCGGTGCAGGCGCTCCGTGACGAGATCATCGGCCTGCTGGAAGGGCTCGGCCGGGTCGCTTCCGCCGTCGAGGTCGCCGACGCGCTGGCGGTGCGCCGCGGCACCCAGCTCGCCGAACGGGAACAACGGCGCGCGCTGGCGCTCGCCGCGGTCCGCGCCGTAGTGGAGGTCGAGCAACTCGACCCGGAGGAAGCCGAGTTCCAGCACCAGCCGAACCGCAAGGCGACGGAGGACTCTCTGGGCGCGGGCCTGCTGGCGTTGGACGTCCGCGAGTCCGACGGCCCGGACACCCCGACCGCCCCCGGTCTGCTGGACTACGCCTCCCGTCTGGGCCGTACCGCGGACCGGCTGGCCCGTCTGGAAACCCTGCCGACGGCGGCGACCGTCCTCGGCGAGCTAAACGCGCTCACCGTCCCGCCAGGCACCATCGACTGGGACGAGCGCCGCCTGGTCGAGCTGGCCGCCGCCGCCTCGGCGAACGCGGCGGCCACCCCGCGCCTGGAGATCTACCCCCGCGACCTGGCCTTCGTACGGGCCCTGCGCCTCACCCAGGCCGGCCTCGTACGCCTCACCCCGGGCATGCCGGAAGGCCGCCAGCCCGGCATCCGGGCGGAGGACATCCACGAGCGCGTACGGGCCCGCTTCCCGGAACTGGTCGTCCAGGACGCGCGGGGCGGGCTGACCCACGACCTGCCGACCGGCGGACCGCTGACCAAGGCCCTACGGGACGCGGGGTTCGACCTGACCCTGTCCACGCGTGAGGGCACGAAGACGCTGCGCTACCTGCCCACCCGCATGGACAGCATCACCAGCTACCTCACCTCCGGCTCCGGCCCGCGCGCCACGGACCTCGGCGCCGCGATCCGCTATGCGGACGACCCGCTGCTGGCGGGCGCCGCCCGCGCGGACGAACGGCTGCGCGTCTCCGCCCGCAAGGACGGCTACCGGGTCCTCACCGTCCACCACGGCAGCTCGCCAGCGGCGGTCCGGGCCCTGCGAGACCGCATGGGCGCGGCAGCGGTCTCGGTCACCGAACTCTTCCTGGAAGCCCTGCACGCCCTGGTCCCGCCCGGGACCAAGCCGACGTGGGAAACCCTGCTGAAGGCGGACGCGGCGGAGTCAGGGTCGCGCGGCGCGCTCAAGTTCGCCGAGTACGCGCGGACGGCCTGGGGCGCGGTCGAGCCTCGGGTACGAGACCTCCTCTCCCCTGCCGCCGGCTCCGGCCCGGTCCTCCTCACGGACGCATCGGTCTTCGCCCGGTACGACGCGATGGGCGTCCTGGACCGGCTGGCCGAAGCCGCCCGGCAGGGCGGGCGCGGGCTGTGGCTCCTCGTTCCGCAGGGTGACCCGGCGCGGGAGCCGAGGCTGGGGCAGGTGGCCGTGGCCTACCAGGTGGGCCTGGGCGAATGGATCGAACTTCCGGACTCATGGGTCCAAGACCGGCACCGGCAGGCAGCCGGCGCCACTGCTTCAACCGAGGGAGACGCCAAGTGA
- the pglX gene encoding BREX-2 system adenine-specific DNA-methyltransferase PglX, translating into MIDRKALLDDLKKQVTAAEADLTKQVKAVEEVGARLKAEYDRARKLGRTAATWNSWLDDRVTQVAVAWVLGTVFVRFCEDNGLIPEPYLTAPGTDRRDLALAKYEEYVATSADPTYRGWLEHAFEELGTGQAGRLLFDRRHNPLYQIPLSHDGASDLVDFWRARDEAGVLIHDFTDPLEEDGDGTKGWDTRFLGDLYQDLSEAARKTYALLQTPEFVEEFILDRTMNPAVREFGYEGLKMIDPTCGSGHFVLGAFRRLVRLWAEGQPAKDLHERVAAALDSVHGVDLNPFAVAIARFRLLVAAMAASGVRTLAEAAKYEWPIHLAVGDSLIKHRHKQESLFEGDGSEDADELAEFKYETEDIHEHPDILKQGRYHVVVGNPPYITVKDKKLNELYRGLYDTCAGSYALSVPFAQRFFQLAKAGDAQSGQGYGMVGQITANSFMKREFGTRLIETYFGHEVELTEVIDTSAAHIPGHGTPTVILVGTPRHGGFRAHTVRAVRSIQGEPSAPENGEEGFVWKAITEQIDKPGSRTKWVSVDDLDRSQYFSRRPWILADGGLELASAITAGGAGTLGQFASSIGAGAVTREDDAYMVGSGYARRRGIPVTELRPIVEGAQVRDYALWNPTVSIWPYRDSDLKPSATKQTQNSLWPYRKLLQERFAFGKTQLERGLAWFEYSMFFADRYRTSLAITVPETTTVNHFVLDRGGKVFKDTAPAIKLDESATEDEYLDILGILNSSTICFWLKMNCHDKGSQSGTGGFMHDEWERFYQIKGSNLGRIPIARDHPNLLASRLDALARKINDSSPTAVTRPDTPTTSALQAAHSSWISARSHMIGLQEELDWSVYSSYHLHPEPLVAEDPTHVPEITLGERAFEIALARRMKAGTEDTVWFDRHGSTPITEIPAHWPASYREVVQKRIDAIESSRAIGMIERPEYKRRWATEGWDALQEKALRAWLLDRIEDRSHWFDENDKPALVTLSRLTDNLSRDEDFVSVAKIYAPRKELPAVVAELMADEHVPFLAALRYKPSGLKKRADWEHVWDLQRQEDAAPDEPAKRKIRDSIPVPPKYTSADFLRPSYWRARGKLDVPKERFISYGQTNAPTPELYGWAGWDHAEQAYALDTYIAANEALTAEEATPFLAGLLELQPWLDQWHEEFDATFGSSKAAFFRGDRQMEQGKHGLTNDDLRAWRPAAATRGRRTKK; encoded by the coding sequence GTGATCGACCGCAAGGCCCTGTTGGACGATCTGAAGAAACAGGTCACAGCGGCCGAGGCCGATCTGACGAAACAGGTCAAGGCCGTCGAGGAGGTCGGGGCGAGGCTGAAGGCCGAGTACGACCGCGCCCGCAAGCTGGGCCGCACGGCGGCGACCTGGAACTCCTGGCTGGACGACCGCGTCACCCAGGTCGCGGTGGCCTGGGTCCTGGGTACGGTCTTCGTCCGCTTCTGCGAGGACAACGGCCTAATCCCAGAGCCGTACCTGACGGCGCCGGGGACGGACCGCCGAGACCTGGCCCTGGCCAAGTACGAGGAGTACGTGGCCACGTCCGCGGACCCGACGTACCGCGGCTGGCTGGAGCACGCCTTCGAGGAACTGGGCACCGGCCAGGCGGGCCGCCTCCTCTTCGACCGCCGCCACAACCCGCTGTACCAGATTCCCCTTTCGCACGACGGCGCCAGCGACCTGGTGGACTTCTGGCGCGCCCGCGACGAGGCAGGCGTCCTGATCCACGACTTCACAGACCCGCTGGAGGAGGACGGGGACGGCACGAAGGGCTGGGACACCCGCTTCCTGGGTGACCTGTACCAGGACCTGAGCGAGGCCGCACGAAAGACGTACGCGTTGCTCCAGACCCCGGAGTTCGTGGAGGAGTTCATCCTCGACCGGACGATGAACCCGGCGGTCCGCGAGTTCGGCTACGAGGGCCTGAAGATGATCGACCCCACGTGCGGGTCGGGCCACTTCGTCCTGGGCGCGTTCCGCCGCCTGGTCCGCCTGTGGGCGGAAGGCCAGCCGGCCAAGGACCTGCATGAGCGCGTCGCCGCGGCCCTGGATTCGGTCCACGGCGTCGACCTGAACCCGTTCGCGGTGGCCATCGCGCGATTCCGACTGCTGGTGGCAGCGATGGCTGCGAGCGGAGTCCGGACCCTGGCGGAGGCCGCCAAGTACGAGTGGCCGATCCACCTGGCCGTGGGCGACTCCCTGATCAAACACCGCCACAAGCAGGAGAGCCTGTTCGAGGGCGACGGCTCGGAGGACGCGGACGAACTGGCCGAGTTCAAGTACGAGACCGAAGACATCCACGAACACCCGGACATCCTGAAGCAGGGTCGCTACCACGTGGTGGTCGGCAACCCTCCATACATCACCGTGAAGGACAAGAAGCTCAACGAGCTGTACCGAGGGTTGTACGACACCTGCGCAGGCTCGTACGCACTATCAGTGCCGTTTGCGCAACGGTTCTTCCAGCTTGCGAAGGCTGGAGACGCCCAGAGTGGGCAGGGGTACGGGATGGTCGGCCAGATCACCGCGAATTCCTTCATGAAACGTGAATTCGGAACTCGACTAATCGAGACCTACTTCGGACATGAAGTAGAGCTGACGGAGGTCATCGACACCTCCGCAGCACACATCCCGGGACATGGGACACCAACAGTCATCCTCGTAGGCACACCACGCCACGGAGGCTTTCGGGCACACACCGTTAGAGCCGTACGAAGCATCCAAGGAGAACCTTCCGCGCCAGAGAACGGGGAAGAAGGGTTTGTCTGGAAGGCCATCACGGAACAGATTGACAAACCTGGATCCCGTACGAAGTGGGTATCAGTCGACGACTTGGACCGGAGCCAATATTTCAGTCGACGTCCATGGATTCTGGCAGACGGCGGCCTGGAACTTGCTTCGGCTATCACAGCAGGCGGCGCGGGAACGCTCGGACAATTCGCCAGCTCAATTGGCGCAGGAGCAGTAACCCGCGAAGATGACGCTTACATGGTCGGCTCGGGGTATGCACGCCGAAGGGGGATCCCCGTCACGGAGCTGCGACCGATCGTCGAGGGAGCCCAGGTTCGCGACTACGCACTCTGGAATCCCACAGTCTCGATTTGGCCTTATAGAGACAGCGACCTGAAGCCAAGCGCTACGAAGCAGACGCAAAATTCCCTTTGGCCCTACCGCAAACTACTCCAAGAACGGTTTGCTTTCGGAAAAACCCAGCTTGAGCGCGGCCTAGCCTGGTTCGAGTATTCGATGTTCTTCGCCGATCGATACAGAACATCACTGGCCATTACCGTGCCAGAGACGACGACCGTTAACCATTTCGTGCTGGATCGCGGCGGCAAAGTATTCAAGGATACTGCACCAGCCATCAAGCTCGACGAATCAGCAACGGAGGACGAATACCTCGATATTCTCGGAATCCTGAACAGCTCAACCATCTGCTTCTGGCTAAAAATGAACTGCCACGACAAGGGCAGCCAATCAGGCACAGGCGGATTCATGCACGACGAATGGGAGCGATTCTATCAGATCAAGGGGTCGAATCTGGGGCGTATCCCTATCGCAAGGGATCACCCCAACCTCCTAGCTTCCAGGCTTGACGCCCTCGCGCGGAAGATCAACGATTCCAGCCCTACCGCGGTTACTCGGCCGGACACACCGACAACCTCGGCCCTCCAGGCTGCTCACTCCTCATGGATTTCAGCTCGATCGCATATGATTGGCCTGCAAGAGGAACTGGACTGGTCAGTCTATTCGTCATACCACCTACACCCCGAACCTCTGGTAGCCGAAGACCCCACGCATGTTCCAGAGATTACCTTGGGGGAGCGTGCGTTTGAAATCGCGCTGGCCCGACGAATGAAAGCCGGAACCGAAGACACCGTTTGGTTTGACCGTCATGGGTCGACGCCCATCACGGAGATCCCGGCCCACTGGCCTGCCTCATACCGCGAGGTCGTTCAGAAGCGGATCGACGCCATTGAGTCGAGCCGCGCCATCGGCATGATCGAGCGGCCTGAGTACAAGCGCCGCTGGGCCACCGAGGGCTGGGACGCGCTCCAGGAGAAGGCGCTCCGCGCCTGGCTGCTGGACCGGATCGAGGACCGCTCGCACTGGTTCGATGAGAATGACAAGCCCGCGCTCGTCACCCTCTCCCGGCTCACGGACAACCTGTCCCGCGACGAGGACTTCGTCTCCGTCGCCAAGATCTACGCCCCGCGCAAGGAGCTGCCCGCCGTCGTCGCCGAGCTGATGGCCGACGAGCACGTGCCGTTCCTCGCCGCCCTGCGCTACAAGCCCTCCGGGCTCAAGAAGCGCGCTGACTGGGAGCACGTCTGGGACCTCCAGCGGCAGGAAGATGCCGCCCCGGACGAGCCGGCCAAGCGGAAGATCCGGGACAGCATCCCTGTGCCGCCGAAGTACACCTCGGCCGACTTCCTGCGCCCCTCCTACTGGCGGGCACGCGGCAAGCTCGACGTACCCAAGGAGCGCTTCATCTCCTACGGGCAGACCAACGCCCCCACCCCGGAGCTGTACGGCTGGGCCGGCTGGGACCACGCCGAGCAGGCGTACGCACTCGACACGTACATCGCCGCCAACGAGGCCCTGACCGCGGAGGAAGCGACGCCGTTCTTGGCCGGCCTGCTGGAGCTCCAGCCATGGCTGGACCAGTGGCACGAGGAGTTCGACGCGACCTTCGGCTCCTCCAAGGCCGCGTTCTTCCGTGGTGACCGCCAGATGGAACAGGGCAAGCACGGTCTGACAAACGACGACCTGCGGGCCTGGCGTCCCGCCGCCGCGACCCGCGGGCGGCGCACCAAGAAGTAG
- a CDS encoding DUF2075 domain-containing protein, producing the protein MLFRESVASVAARFFGGSVAEGALALMLAENFLHARGHRPHPSEIHSWERSLPVLANTLVEAGLGDVEMLIEYSLPLTSKRADVILAGVHPATGEPSYVIVELKQWSRTYQEDGDPQLCRVDAYADPQLNPIEQVRAYCDYLVSFNGAVEHTPESVAGVAYLHNAKDSDVRWLREVPEDLHGRLFTQDQRSSFQTYLRSRLAPKPGGEAAEILLHGKVRPSKQLMKVAADEVRNREQFVLLDEQKVAYELVMSAVRKAQRANHKQVIIVAGGPGSGKSVIALSLLGELYRRGVAALHATGSSSFTETMRKVAGARKTEVQRLFKYFNSFMEAEPNDLDVLICDEAHRIRLTSANRYTRAALRTGRPQIAELIDAARVPVFLLDQHQVVRPGEMGTVAEIEQAAKAQGLDCTVVNLDSQFRCGGSEAYLRWVTHLLGLEGDGSVVWEPDDKVQLLTVDSPQELEDFLTARKAEKYGARMAAGYCWPWTKKITPEMTELPADVVIGDWAKPWNVPGDRSLFGAPPRALWATEEAGFGQVGCVYTAQGFEYDWSGVIIGPDLVWRTDRWVVDRTASKDSELRKATDDEIGPLIRNTYKVLLTRGMIGTVIYSTDAETREKLRELIPAAQV; encoded by the coding sequence TTGCTGTTCCGCGAATCCGTGGCATCCGTGGCCGCCCGCTTCTTCGGCGGTTCGGTCGCGGAAGGGGCGCTCGCGCTGATGCTGGCCGAGAACTTCCTGCACGCCCGGGGCCACCGCCCGCACCCCTCGGAGATCCACTCCTGGGAGCGCAGCCTCCCCGTCCTCGCGAACACCCTGGTCGAGGCCGGTCTCGGCGACGTCGAGATGCTGATCGAGTACTCACTGCCGCTCACCAGCAAGCGCGCCGACGTGATACTGGCCGGCGTGCACCCGGCCACCGGTGAGCCCTCGTACGTCATCGTGGAACTCAAGCAGTGGAGCAGGACGTACCAGGAGGACGGCGACCCGCAGCTGTGCCGGGTCGACGCGTACGCCGATCCCCAGCTGAACCCGATCGAGCAGGTCCGCGCCTACTGCGACTACCTGGTGTCCTTCAACGGCGCTGTGGAGCACACCCCCGAGTCGGTCGCCGGGGTGGCCTACCTGCACAACGCCAAGGACTCCGACGTCCGGTGGCTGCGCGAGGTGCCCGAGGACCTGCACGGGCGGCTGTTCACCCAGGACCAGCGCAGTTCCTTCCAGACCTACCTTCGCTCTCGGCTCGCCCCGAAGCCCGGCGGCGAGGCCGCCGAGATCCTGCTGCACGGCAAGGTGCGGCCGTCGAAGCAGCTGATGAAGGTGGCGGCCGACGAGGTCCGCAACCGCGAGCAGTTCGTCCTGCTCGACGAGCAGAAGGTCGCCTACGAGCTGGTGATGTCGGCGGTCCGCAAGGCCCAGCGGGCGAACCACAAGCAGGTGATCATCGTCGCCGGCGGGCCGGGCTCCGGAAAGAGCGTGATCGCCCTGTCGCTCCTCGGCGAGCTGTACCGCCGGGGAGTGGCCGCCCTCCACGCGACCGGGTCCTCCTCTTTCACCGAGACCATGCGGAAGGTCGCGGGAGCTCGGAAGACCGAGGTGCAGAGGCTGTTCAAGTACTTCAACAGCTTCATGGAGGCAGAGCCGAACGACCTCGATGTCCTGATCTGCGACGAGGCGCATCGCATCCGCCTGACCTCCGCCAATCGCTACACCCGGGCCGCGCTGCGCACCGGGCGCCCCCAGATCGCGGAGCTGATCGACGCCGCCCGGGTGCCCGTCTTCCTGCTGGACCAGCACCAGGTGGTGCGGCCCGGGGAGATGGGTACGGTCGCGGAGATCGAGCAGGCCGCGAAGGCTCAGGGCCTGGACTGCACGGTCGTCAACCTCGACAGCCAGTTCCGGTGCGGCGGCAGCGAGGCGTACCTGCGCTGGGTGACCCACCTGCTCGGGCTGGAAGGTGACGGGTCCGTCGTCTGGGAGCCGGACGACAAGGTGCAGCTGCTGACCGTGGACAGCCCGCAGGAGCTGGAGGACTTCCTGACCGCCCGCAAGGCCGAGAAATACGGTGCTCGCATGGCAGCCGGCTACTGCTGGCCGTGGACCAAGAAGATCACCCCGGAGATGACGGAGCTGCCCGCCGACGTCGTGATCGGCGACTGGGCCAAGCCGTGGAACGTGCCCGGTGACCGATCCCTGTTCGGGGCGCCACCGCGCGCGCTGTGGGCCACTGAGGAGGCCGGGTTCGGGCAGGTCGGCTGCGTCTACACCGCGCAGGGCTTCGAGTACGACTGGTCCGGCGTGATCATCGGGCCGGACCTGGTCTGGCGTACCGACCGCTGGGTGGTGGACCGTACCGCCTCGAAGGATTCGGAGCTCAGGAAGGCGACCGACGACGAGATCGGCCCACTGATCCGCAACACCTACAAGGTGCTGCTCACCCGGGGCATGATCGGCACCGTGATCTACTCCACCGACGCCGAGACCCGGGAGAAGCTCCGCGAGCTGATCCCGGCCGCCCAGGTGTGA